Part of the Lates calcarifer isolate ASB-BC8 linkage group LG6, TLL_Latcal_v3, whole genome shotgun sequence genome, CATCTCAGATTTCTACAGATGTTTATGACAATTTCTTCACAGATAGCGACCTCAAACAGAATTTCTTCTGGAAAACAACATTCTCCTTCAGGAATATTAATTTTACTGCATCTACAGTCCAGAGGCAGACTCTTTCAAACTCTCTGTCTCATGTACCTGTGAGGCAAAGTGGCACATCCCTTCGAAGGAGAGTTTATTCCAATAATGCTTTGGGAAATCAAGATGTGATGTTTCCTGATCCTCTTCTCTACCACCTTCAGGACAGGATCTCCAGACAACAAGCACAGCAGCCTTTCAGATATGAGGACTTACAGACAGCTGTTGCAAATCCAAGTAAGTCCAGTCTCACACAATAATGcatcattaaaaacaagaatTAGGTTTTAACATCTGCTATAACAGTCATTGTGGATTAATATCCAGGTGAAATGAGTCCTTTGCTGGAGTCTGTGGCACCTGTAGTGAAATTCTGCACTGTACTGGTGCACATCATTCAGCAATGATTGGCGAGAGCTGAGTATGGGAGCAACCATAGTGATAGCGATGGAGTAGGCTACAACAACTAGGAGCATGGTGGAAAAACCTAGGAAGCATCCAGGAAAAGTTTCTGATGCTCCAGGTGTATTTTTTCCCTCAGCTGGatttgaaaataatgtatttacagtatttgaCCTCTTCTTGTTAagctctctttgttttcctcacatGTGGAGTTGTAGTGTAAGATATGTTATCCACTCAGTCAGCTGTTACAGTCATGACCGGGTCGGACTCTCTTACCTCAGCTGTCAGAGGACACTCACTGGACTGCAGGCACATAGTGGTGAAAGCCAAGAGGAATGGTTGTACGTGATAACTTGACTTCACTCAATGAGTGTCTTCTCTAATCGGCAGGTGGAGTGCTGTAATTTATGTTTGGTTGTGAAGGGAAATCAAATTACCTCATCTTGTGTAGTCCACATGTGTATGTAAATCCCTCTTAATAAACTTTAAGTTAAAATGAACTCACAGCACACTATGGCATCTAATGTTCAACACTTACTTACATGGATTATCTCTAAGGCCACTTGAGTCGCAGTTACACATGTCAGTAGCATCAAGCAGCCTTGTATTTGCAAGTCTGGAATGTGTGCAGGTGCTGGGATTTGACCAGGTCACAGTGTGACAGAACAGGAAGTCCCAACATATTACTGGGGGCTTGTGTTCAGCTGTTGGTGTGTTAATGCCAATTATAATACCCCTGACTGCCCACTGGACTCTGTGGATCTGTGCATGGTTGCTTTCATCATGTTTATTGCATTTGTATGAACAGctaaatgatttaaaacattttttgtaatactctgtttctatttttgaaGGGCTGGATGCCTCCTTTCTGCCTCTCAGACAGTCAGATATGTGTCTAGTTTGTATCGCATTTGCTTCATGGGTGCTGAAGACTGCAAACCCACAAGTTGGAGATGCCTGGAAGGCTGGtatgtatgtttatatataGTAATACTATAATATAAGACCTTTTAAGACTAAAATTACAAAGTAGTTGCTTATTCTGtcataagataagataattctttattagtcccacaatggggaaatttacatcgTTGTAGCAGCATAAGTGgttgaaaaagacagaaagacataaataGAAGTAagggcaaaataaaaacaagataaggctataaaaaatatacacaacagtataaacatgacaatgtaataaaaaatattaacagaagagcaatatacgactttatacatagagactgcaaatgaactaaatacagatattgcatGTCATGTTTCTATTTGTGTTATATTTGATTGAATTTCATATTGAAATAATCGTATTTGATCTTTTTAAGGACTGTAAGGACTCTGACCTTAAATGATATTCCAAGGCTgtaaaatcagtaaaatcaaATAAGTTATGAAACAAAATCAACTTCAGGAAAAGTGAACTTTTTATTTGAATGGATAAATTCAGTGCTGCGCTGCCAAGTCTTATGAGTGATATGATGACTCACTTTTCACTTGTATTTTACTCTTGCACAGTTCTCCTGGCAAACGTAAGTGCTCTGTCAGCAATCCGATACCTGCGGAAGTACGTCAAGACGGAGGCGGCAGCCACTTCGACAAAACTGCACACTGCCCCATCTCAGTGTTAATCTCTCTGCGTCACCATTGAAATGATCAATTTTCCAGTGAACGCCTGATATGAATGGCTGCAGGACCCGAGTCTGTTtaggaaaatgacaaatgtttcaTGTGCTGTTAAATGTTTGCACAATACATTTGCactaaaatcattttattaacCTCAAGTTCCACTGACGTCTCCAAAGAATGGTAAAGGCAGAGGGTTTCATTTAATAACTCTTGCTCCTTTAAGGCAAGATGAGGCATGTGTATTTATCAAATAGAGGGTTCAGACATTTGTAAATAAGGTTTCAGTAAGTCAGCAGCAGGTTTACAGAGATGTTAGATGGATGTGATAAATGGATTAACTTGAGGCGCCCAAAGAATTTAGGAAGGTGGTTTTTAAGTATATTTGTTTcaattacattacttttatgTAGCAGAAACTTTTATACAAAGAGACTGTTGAATATTTTCAGTAACTggaaatattttataaaatgaatGAGATCACATCTGCTGCAATATTTTTGCGATATCACAATTTAACAAAACACCCTTAACTGTAATTGTGTAATTCATTTGGGGGACTGTATTCTGAGCCAGTatcaaaaatctattttatgaagggcattttattttcatgatggTAATCATGAGGactgtacagtattttttgATATGGGTTGCTCTGTGAGCTGTTGATTTCCTCCAGTTTAACTACAGTAAATAGCATTTATGGGTTGTGTCCTGTGTTCTTTTTCTTGTAGGTGAAACTCTTCAAACACTAGAGGGCGACATAAACTCATGTATGAACCTGAACTGGAACAGCTGTGTGAGCTGCAGGTTTTAAATAATTTACTATAATTGATTTAATTGTAGCATTTATCCAAATAATTAGTTCAACataataaatgacaatattaaTATCCCTATTTAGTATTTATTGCCAAGTATTCAGAGGAGGTCTTTTTTCAagaaacatatatatttttctccAGCAGATGGCAAAGATGagctataaaaaataaagtgtcCTGCTGTGGAGCAGAACTCAAGAAGCTGTTATTGTTTTTCACAGTGTAAAGACTCAGCTGGttggattttttaaatgcaatttGGAAAAATAGTGCATTTCAGACTGGGTCATCCATTTCAAAATATCACTGATTCCGCCACACAGACTCCTACTGGCTTTTATGGTCCAGAAAGGTGTGCATcattcatgtttgttgttgtctgtcacagtttttcatGTATAAATATTATCTTGACAGTTTATCTTCTACACCTCTTAGTTCTTTAGTTTAAAACAGCCAAGATAGTGGACTGGTAGTagactgtatttactgtacattctACAGATTTAAGTGtatcattataaaaaaaaaaaaaacagaaacttctTGATTAaatttttctacttttatttccaaatataaataaacacctcaaacaaaaatggaaaaaatgtaagCCACACAGATATCAGTACTCTCTGCTGAAGTGATAGTAATATTAGCACCTTTAACACAGTCAGTTAAAGTCACAGCTATTTGCCTTGACAATGTagcataataaaataataaatatacaacatttacaaaaatatacatCCTTTACTATAACAAGCCCTGTTGGAATGCTTTTTATAGCtttcagcagaaataaaaagaaaaataacatgtaaACTGGACAGCATGTTAGAaaatactttatatatatatataaaaaaaacaggatgttCTTGCACTACACATGAAACCTTTAGTGCAATTttgaaatacattaaaaaataatattaaagcTACACGGTATATTACACTCTGTTGTCTTCTCTTTTGAATGCTACATATCAAATAGACAGTTGAAGTCTGTCGTCTCTATCATTTTCATGATGTTTTGATTTAACCCCTCGCTCCTCATACTTGCTCTCATCATTCCGCTGCTCAACTACCCAACATCTAACAATGCAGTTCATGGGATCTGTTGGTTCACACTGTACGCAGCAACAGCAAAAGCAGGCTGTGCTGGTTGGCTTTTATTATCTCTCTGATAGAGATCTGGTGTTTGCACACGTCCAGACGAGTGGCCGGgctattgttttgttttatgaccATCTCTGCTGGGTTGCCATGGCACCAAGGCCTCTGGCCCCAAAGTCTAATCCTGTCCAGTGTGTCGAAATTCCAGACGTTGGCTGAATCATTCCAGTATCACAGTCGTACTCCCAAATGTTGTCATAGTCCATTTCCTGGTCATCTGGTTCTGTGGGTTCGAGGTACGAGTGGTGATCTATAGAGCGAGAGAAGATTCCCAGGCTTTTAGTTCCAAACAATGAAAGACAAAACCTTGCCCTGACTGAATAAACTTTGACATAGTTCCAAAGTACTTATGGTGTGCTATGCTTTGTCCTACCATATACTGTTACTGTAAAACTGGTAGTGTAGCATGCCACTACTGCACCACCTTCATTCTTCATTCTTTGTAATGGTAGAGAGACATGCAACCATTCAGATAAAATCACTCGGACGTGTTTAAGAATTGATCTGCAATCACCAGGTAGTTTCTAGTGTTGGTTCCATGTGGGATAAAAGAGCCTGTAGATATGTGTGTAGCCCAGTTGTGCGCTGTCAATCACAGTGCAGGAGTAAATCCAGTCTGTGGAACAGTGTTGTTTtacactcccccccccccaccccacatgGGACATCTGCACAAATGGCATTTAGAGCTGCTCTAAGCTCCATTTCATTGGCACATTTGTGCATTTCCTGAACTTTCAATTCTGTAGCCTTTAACCTTTTGTCTACCTGCTGACAGACCCAAGAGTTCAATCACTCCAAAGTGCCTGCAGTGTTTAATTTAAGGTACAATGGAGTGTGAGCAATGTTCTGTGTCCTTGGTGGTGTTTGGGAAGGGAGCAGACAGTGTTGACTTTCATAGCTCACACTTATGCACATATGATACCacagtgtttgctgtgatttgaaTGAGCGCCCATTGTTTCTCAATAGAAATATTAATTTCTAGCCATGCCATGAAAATAAgcactttcctttttttgtttgacatGATGAAAAATCTTAATTAAATTATGTCTCGTCAGGACTGGAAGCATGTAATCATTTATTATAGACTGCTGAAGATGCTTGACCTCTGAGTCTGGTTAACacaaccacagaaaaatgtctcaTCAGGTTTTTGACTGCTTGCCCTCAATTCTTACCTGGTGAGTAACCGTAAGGCATCTGAGAGGTGTTCCTCGCAGAGCTCGATGGGAGAAGTATCTATCAAcagatgtgaaaacaaacaaacgttACTTCCCGTGATCAACTATAACAAACATTCTCATATTTCCTGAGAAATATCAAAGACTGGCCAAAGACTGTTTCATCAGTGGCACCTGTTCAAATATCACCCGCAGAACAAGTATATACACTTGCACTCTGCTACCATACAGTGCATCACCAGTGCACATTGTATCACAGCATTCCAGAAACAGGAGTGTCCTGGGAGATGAGTATCTCCGTATCTCTCACCTGCTCTTGCACTTGGCCTGGTGCAGGCAGCAGCTTTAGCCTAGAAACAgcttctgctctctgctctgcatgGCTTTGAGGAGTTTCCATCTCCAGGCCCAGAGCCTGTCCCTGGGAGTTGGTCAGAACTAGGCTTCTCCTGCAATGCCTGCCCATGGGAGGGGTACGGAGCTGGAAGGAGGAGGGTAGGAGTTGGGAGGActgctggtggtgatggtggtgctgGGCTGGCTCTTgccagctctgctgctgtaaacaagAATATTGAAAAAAGTCAATCATAAATTTAGATTTAACAATGATTAAATCCTGCTATAAAGAATTTACTATTATGAATGATTTAATATGTTCAAAACAATCATGTCTACCACACTGACCAAAGAGTAGCAAATAAAATGACTTTTGAGTGGAAATTTGTGTAGATATTTATATATGATGATTAAATAATTTCTAGTTGTTGCCAAGTCTCTGCATTGActttcttattttttcagtgagtgtgtgcatatgtgtgtgtgtgtgtgtgtgcgtgtgtgcactgCTCGATATCAGACAGTCTGTGCAGGTGTAAATTGAACCTATGGATCCAGTATCATTGACCCACTTACCAGTGGCCTGGCCTCATCCAGGGAGTAGATTTCGGGGCTGCAGGGCTCATCATACAGGGGTGACAAGGGTTGTCGGGGGGCGCACATGTCTGAGTGGCGCTGGGGGGCGTTCAGGGGGTAGTTCAGGGATGTCTGAGGTGTGCTCCAGCTGTTAGACTAATCACAAAAGACACAGACGGACAGAGCCAGGAGTTAGTTTAAAACACTAGGTGATGAGAGGAAAATCAATCACCACTTTTCCTTccgcctctctgcctctgtgactctatctgtctttttctctcacgCTTTTCAGATTCACATAAGCCACACTTAGCTTTAGGATTTAGGATCAGATTACCAAGTAGAGGTCTTGGACTAGAGCCAGTCATGATCTGCAGCGGTACTAGTGTGACAACAATCTGTTGTCTCACACATCAGGAGtcagctgtcagtgttgtgtttgaaaCTGCACTCTTAACTGCCATAGTAATGGAGGCCCCTTAAGTATAATAAATGTTTCTTGGCTGGTGCCTTTAGCTCTGTTTATGAATTGTAATAGAGATTTCATCCTTTGTGCCATCACATAGATTGATCTTTCAACCTCAGTTCTGCACAAATGCTGCTACTACCCCATTTGTTAACACCATATACATCATGATGTGTCTCGACCTACTGCTTGGTGTGTCTATTTTAGTTGCTGTCCACATGACATGTAAAATAAGTCAACAGTCTCGAAGGGAATATTTGGTTATTGAGTTAGATGCCAAACTGAATTACCTTGATGAGCGGGGCTTTCTCCAGCCGCTGCGGGCTGGCATGATGCACGGCAGAGTAGGGTGTGCTGTAGATCTGAGACAGCACCGAGCTCTCGGCAGGCTGGAGGAAGGAACTGCGCTGGGGTGAGGAGTAGCGCAGTGACAAAGGTCGTAGGTCGCGCTCGGGCCTGGTGTGGGACGACATACTGTTGGTCCTGCTGCCCAGGCGCGCAGTCTCAGTCGAGGAGGGACGGCTGGAGTTGTACTGCAGGGACAACAAACACCCAGGGCAAAAGTCAGCCAAGAGTTGTAGCTTTATAGCAGCTGAAATCTGGGGGTGTAACCACTGAGTCCTATCAGAGCAAATACTATAAACAGTTTCTCCTCTCTAGAGCACTAGTTTTTCAgcattattttgtgttttttagagAGAAAGGTCTCCATCGATTTAATTGGGAGAGTGGTAGTTCAGGTCAGAAGCTGAACAACATGTCTTCTGGGCACTGAGCCCTCTCCACTTTAAGTTTATTGGATGGGCAGTTAGCCTACATAGCCCCTGTCCTGGGGGAGTTTCATCaaaagtgtgtttcagtgtttcagtactTCTAATACACTATGAAGTTAACAAGCAAACTTTTCTCTGCTGAATCAGCCTTTATGGGATTCTTATTTCCCTACATCTAAAAGTTGTTTCTATGGATAGTTGTTTTGGTAAAAATTACtttgttatgattttttttggaaCACCTGAGGATTATCACTTAAGCCTCTGTGGCTGTAACAAGAGCAGTTTGGTCTCTAGACCTCACTTAATAATTAACTTTGTGAAAGAAAGGTGTTGCTGCTCAGCTctaccaaaacaaacacaagtttgAACTAACTTCTACCACATTTACCGTATATCTGTGCAAATATTGTACTGTTGGTGTGTTTGCCTCAGTTTACTAGTCCAAGAATACTTAAAGCAGCACGTAGCTGACTTACACAGAGGGGTTCACTGTATCCGGGGGAGAGGGGGTTGTCTTCATGAATGGGTAACTGAAGGTTGTGGGACCCACGTCCACTCTGTGACTGGCTGTACTTTAGGGACTCACTTCGTCCCTGGCTGTGTCCACTCCACCTGTCAAACTGTGGAGCCTAGAGATAATAGGACACAAATTATaagataaattaaaatatttcacaaaaaacaaatgagcagacttttgtcttgtcttgtcttttttagCCTTCTGTTGAACTGAttgagtagtagtagtaaatgTAGTAATTGTAAATCGTGTCATAGGAATGTTAATTTACAAAAGTGGCGGGCCATGTTGTCTCTGTCCTTTATCACTGTTCCTCATACTTGAATTCACCCCACCCACAGGTTCATAAACCAAGTGGGGATGGCTTGCTCAATAGTTAAGGATCATCAACAGCTGTGAACAGTGTAATTGTTTTCGGCCCGTGACAGGAAGGAGGGTGGGACTCACCTCTCTTTGCGTCGGGGTGTAGATGATGTCATAcacagggggtggggggctgagAACGGGCAcgtcagcagctttaaaatgctGTATCCAGTCGCAGAAGGCCGTCCTATCTAGACACGACACCACTATGGGGTTGATCAGCTTCCctgggaagagaggagagggaagacaAAGCCTGTCATTCGGTCCAGTCACTCACTGGAATGTGCCATAGTCGGATTGTCATTCACTGAGGATAAAACCAGCTCATTCATGGAGGGTTGCACTCTGTGACGCTAGAAGATTCATGGAAAAGGCCACTTAATGTAAAGCATGCATAAGAATGTACACTCATTAAAATCCCTTTAACATGTCTATTTGAATACCAGTGTGGAGTAGAGCAGCTCGCTGATTCAGTGTATTTACCTTCAATCATAAAGGTGTTAGGCTTTACATCTTGGCAGGGTGTGGTCACAGTAATCATGTTGAGTGGCAGTTTCCCCTGTAATAATAATGACTCTTAAACACAACGCAATAATGGAAACACTGAATGCACACAGCTCAGAAAATGAGTAATTATGAGAGTAAAAGGTCAGTGGTACCTTATAGAAGAGCCCATCATTCTCCTCTGATAGGATGATCAGTGTCGCAGGGTACATTACCAGTAGTCTGTCACTCTGTTCCTATGGACACAAGATTACAGCTGCTGGTGAgctttatgtatgtgtatagtTGTGTTTTATCATTGTTATGGGACAGTACATAATAATTCTTACCCCATTAGCAGATACTAGTGTCATTTATAGGTAAGATCAGTTAACCACTGTCTGTCTAtctaaagtaaaaaatatacaTAGACTGTATCGTTGGAAAATTTTCAAGTTTTGATATTGTACAAGAAGGAATGGCACCAAATACTTTCTTTTCTGAAGGTAATAAAATAAGCTCTGATAACTCCAGTCACTCCACCTGTGTGCACATAAGACTATGAATAATACAAAGCACAGAGGCAACCGTGAGACCTGatgcaaacattaaaaaaggcaCCAGTGTTATCCTTTAATACTCTGTTGAGAGGCAGTTTAAATCCCAGTGAGATCCTCAGTCCAACCAGTTAGTGGGGCATTCAAAGGTGCGGCAGACACAGAGTTTAtgtttcctctccctctggGAGGGTGTGTCCGGACAGACAGCTGACATTCCAGCTGTGAGGTGAGTTGAGTCAGTGCGTGAGCCGGGCAAATGCCTCTCACACACCCAGGCCCTAAATCTCACACACTTCAATGGGACTGCCGCTATTTCCCACAGAGAATTAATTACAGATATCCATGCATGTTGTGTCATGAGTACTGTTTTTATTGGCTGTTATGTGAAGCTGTATCagcattatttatttgtgctcATGTCTCATCTGGTTAGTAAGGATTCATATGTTCCTCAGCGGTTGGTGGCAGGTGTCTGACACTGTGTTATACCTtgacaggaaaataaacataataGAGTTATATCTGCAGGAGAGGTACTATTTGCCAAAATATGGACTCCAcccatctctctcactccctaTATTGTGTTgaggtaatgtgtgtgttgcgCAATTTAAAAACTATGTGAGTCACTTGGATCTGAGCTGATGTTATCCTGCTTTTTATTCATCATGTGAAAAATTCCCAGagtttgaaaacatgtttgtatcaTGAGTTACAGTAGAATGTACTGACCATTTCCACAG contains:
- the plekhn1 gene encoding probable pleckstrin homology domain-containing family N member 1 isoform X2, whose translation is MGSSMSCVPQHNFRFSSKSFIRRNSSRLFRKKNPQEGQEKSNSIINILCTVTPRKEMSPKDLQTIENIKWDPPFPYDPASGWKKSSINVKNYGRMIHSSKVRFRFLHCQDVHDCYLDLFQTHLHFVSNNTTGLTYQGTLPLKELTICNLQQNCNHSQPQEFAFQINGVSLNPIIVYCANQEEMDLWFGLLKENIEANGGTATAPENYTRVKLNQEEAPAGREELRNSINREPIYEWEGSQRDSLGPITYVTKVRLQHLPCQEQSDRLLVMYPATLIILSEENDGLFYKGKLPLNMITVTTPCQDVKPNTFMIEGKLINPIVVSCLDRTAFCDWIQHFKAADVPVLSPPPPVYDIIYTPTQREAPQFDRWSGHSQGRSESLKYSQSQSGRGSHNLQLPIHEDNPLSPGYSEPLCYNSSRPSSTETARLGSRTNSMSSHTRPERDLRPLSLRYSSPQRSSFLQPAESSVLSQIYSTPYSAVHHASPQRLEKAPLIKSNSWSTPQTSLNYPLNAPQRHSDMCAPRQPLSPLYDEPCSPEIYSLDEARPLQSWQEPAQHHHHHQQSSQLLPSSFQLRTPPMGRHCRRSLVLTNSQGQALGLEMETPQSHAEQRAEAVSRLKLLPAPGQVQEQILLPSSSARNTSQMPYGYSPDHHSYLEPTEPDDQEMDYDNIWEYDCDTGMIQPTSGISTHWTGLDFGARGLGAMATQQRWS
- the plekhn1 gene encoding probable pleckstrin homology domain-containing family N member 1 isoform X1, with amino-acid sequence MGSSMSCVPQHNFRFSSKSFIRRNSSRLFRKKNPQEGQEKSNSIINILCTVTPRKEMSPKDLQTIENIKWDPPFPYDPASGWKKSSINVKNYGRMIHSSKVRFRFLHCQDVHDCYLDLFQTHLHFVSNNTTGLTYQGTLPLKELTICNLQQNCNHSQPQEFAFQINGVSLNPIIVYCANQEEMDLWFGLLKENIEANGGTATAPENYTRVKLNQEEAPAGREELRNSINREPIYEWEGSQRDSLGPITYVTKVRLQHLPCQEQSDRLLVMYPATLIILSEENDGLFYKGKLPLNMITVTTPCQDVKPNTFMIEGKLINPIVVSCLDRTAFCDWIQHFKAADVPVLSPPPPVYDIIYTPTQREAPQFDRWSGHSQGRSESLKYSQSQSGRGSHNLQLPIHEDNPLSPGYSEPLCYNSSRPSSTETARLGSRTNSMSSHTRPERDLRPLSLRYSSPQRSSFLQPAESSVLSQIYSTPYSAVHHASPQRLEKAPLIKSNSWSTPQTSLNYPLNAPQRHSDMCAPRQPLSPLYDEPCSPEIYSLDEARPLQQSWQEPAQHHHHHQQSSQLLPSSFQLRTPPMGRHCRRSLVLTNSQGQALGLEMETPQSHAEQRAEAVSRLKLLPAPGQVQEQILLPSSSARNTSQMPYGYSPDHHSYLEPTEPDDQEMDYDNIWEYDCDTGMIQPTSGISTHWTGLDFGARGLGAMATQQRWS